From a region of the Mycobacterium sp. SMC-8 genome:
- a CDS encoding GAF domain-containing protein, whose translation MSSAEPRVGVPEPQNRRDQWVALVLRSRPWPVGWGIGVAAGLIAAETALVLFLHRVAPENAFGAIFFFAVLVVSAGWNSWLAVATSLVSAAVYVMFHLDGLVTAIFVFLPLALLANLLAGQARLRAIEAERRRQRADALAAQQAALRRVATLVAREADLAEINATAVTELARGLDVEHTALVEFVGEECVVLAAHDTQGRSWPTIGERFPLEGHTVTAEIRRTGRTAHVDDYRAVEGALAERLRGAGFRSGAGAPITVAGQVVGALIVASVQPGALADGWKDSIGDVADLVSTAIANARTREQLRASRARVVTAADQARRGIERDLHDGAQQRIVALGLRLRGIEATVPAELTPVRDELDRAVQGLGDVLRELQELSRGIHPAVLSNGGLGPALRSLARRSAIPATVDVDVDGRLPEPVEVAAYYVTAEALANAAKHSGADGVTVTARVESDELIIAVSDDGVGGAATADGSGLIGLSDRVEAVGGRFEVVSPAGAGTTLTARLPVAATPV comes from the coding sequence GTGAGCTCAGCCGAGCCTCGAGTCGGTGTCCCGGAGCCACAGAACCGCCGGGATCAGTGGGTGGCGCTCGTGCTGCGGTCCAGGCCGTGGCCGGTCGGCTGGGGCATCGGCGTGGCGGCCGGGCTTATCGCGGCGGAGACCGCCCTGGTGCTGTTCCTGCACCGTGTCGCGCCGGAGAATGCGTTCGGCGCCATCTTCTTCTTCGCGGTTCTCGTGGTGTCGGCCGGGTGGAACTCGTGGCTGGCGGTGGCGACCTCGCTGGTCAGCGCGGCGGTGTACGTGATGTTTCATCTGGACGGTCTGGTCACGGCGATCTTTGTGTTCCTGCCGCTGGCGCTGCTGGCCAATCTGCTCGCAGGCCAGGCGCGCCTGCGCGCGATCGAAGCCGAACGGCGGCGGCAGCGCGCCGACGCCCTGGCCGCCCAGCAGGCGGCGCTCCGCCGGGTCGCGACCCTGGTGGCGCGCGAGGCCGATCTGGCCGAGATCAACGCCACGGCGGTCACCGAGCTTGCGCGCGGTCTCGATGTGGAGCACACCGCGCTGGTGGAGTTCGTCGGGGAGGAGTGCGTGGTGCTCGCCGCGCACGACACCCAGGGGCGGTCCTGGCCGACGATCGGCGAGCGTTTCCCGCTGGAAGGACACACCGTCACGGCCGAGATCCGCAGAACCGGCCGGACCGCACACGTCGATGACTACCGCGCAGTCGAGGGCGCGCTTGCCGAGCGCCTGCGCGGTGCCGGGTTCCGTTCCGGCGCAGGAGCGCCCATCACGGTCGCCGGCCAGGTGGTCGGGGCGCTGATCGTGGCCTCGGTGCAGCCGGGCGCCCTTGCCGACGGATGGAAAGACAGCATCGGCGACGTCGCCGACCTGGTGTCCACCGCGATCGCCAACGCCCGGACCCGCGAACAACTCCGAGCCTCCCGGGCCCGCGTCGTCACCGCGGCCGACCAGGCTAGGCGCGGGATCGAACGTGATCTGCACGACGGTGCACAACAACGCATCGTCGCACTGGGCTTGCGGCTGCGAGGAATCGAGGCCACCGTGCCCGCGGAGTTGACGCCGGTGCGCGACGAACTCGACCGCGCCGTGCAAGGACTCGGTGATGTGCTGCGGGAGTTGCAGGAACTCTCCCGCGGCATCCACCCCGCCGTGCTGTCCAATGGCGGGCTCGGCCCGGCGCTGCGGTCGCTGGCCCGGCGCTCGGCTATCCCGGCGACCGTCGATGTCGACGTCGACGGACGGTTGCCCGAACCGGTCGAGGTGGCGGCCTATTACGTCACCGCCGAAGCTCTGGCCAACGCCGCCAAGCACTCCGGGGCCGACGGCGTGACCGTGACCGCCCGTGTCGAGAGCGACGAGTTGATCATCGCGGTCAGCGACGACGGCGTTGGGGGCGCCGCGACCGCCGACGGATCGGGCTTGATCGGGCTCAGCGACCGCGTGGAGGCCGTGGGCGGACGGTTCGAGGTGGTCAGCCCCGCCGGGGCGGGCACCACGCTCACCGCCCGCCTTCCGGTGGCGGCCACGCCGGTCTGA
- a CDS encoding helix-turn-helix transcriptional regulator produces MGDVFKALADPTRRLILDELTDRDGQTLFEICARLATKHGVSASRQSTSQHLDVLEEAGLIETRREGRFKFHHLNTAPLCDLVRRWLPNTEEKTT; encoded by the coding sequence GTGGGTGACGTCTTCAAGGCTTTGGCCGATCCCACGCGGCGGCTGATCCTCGACGAGCTGACCGACCGGGACGGCCAGACGCTCTTCGAGATCTGCGCGCGACTGGCCACCAAGCACGGGGTCAGCGCGTCCCGGCAATCGACGTCCCAGCACCTGGACGTATTGGAAGAGGCGGGGCTGATCGAGACCCGGCGCGAAGGACGCTTTAAGTTCCACCACCTGAACACCGCACCGCTATGCGACCTCGTCCGGCGGTGGCTCCCCAACACCGAGGAGAAAACGACATGA
- a CDS encoding VOC family protein produces the protein MRIGYASMLVDDQDKALWFYTDVLGFQVKHDVPMGEARWITVVSPEDPDGTELTLEPDAHPAVKPFKDALVADGIPFTAFVVDDVRAEFERLRAKGVRFTQEPADMGPVTTAVLDDTCGNLLQIQSSTG, from the coding sequence ATGAGGATCGGTTACGCCAGCATGCTGGTCGACGACCAGGACAAGGCGCTGTGGTTCTACACCGACGTGCTCGGCTTCCAGGTCAAGCACGACGTGCCCATGGGCGAAGCCCGGTGGATCACCGTCGTCTCGCCTGAGGATCCCGACGGGACCGAACTGACCCTGGAACCCGACGCCCACCCGGCGGTCAAACCGTTCAAGGACGCGCTCGTCGCCGACGGGATCCCGTTCACCGCCTTCGTCGTCGACGACGTCCGGGCGGAGTTCGAGCGGCTGCGCGCGAAAGGCGTTCGCTTTACCCAGGAGCCGGCCGACATGGGCCCGGTGACCACCGCGGTGCTCGACGACACCTGCGGCAATCTGTTGCAGATCCAGAGCAGCACGGGCTAG